The following DNA comes from Bathymodiolus thermophilus thioautotrophic gill symbiont.
ACTTGGAATGACATAATAATTAACCTGCTTTACAAATACTTAAAAAATCCTCTGGCTTGAGTGATGCACCACCAATCAAACCGCCATCAATATCCTCACAAGCAATTAACTCTTCTGCATTAGTAGGATTCATACTACCACCATACAAAATCGGAGTTGATTGTGCAATATCTGCATCATTTTTAGCCAACAGGCTACGAATAAATGCGTGTGTATCTTGTGCTTGCTGTGGTGTGGCAGTAACGCCAGTACCAATAGCCCAAACTGGCTCGTAAGCAATAATAATATTCTTAAACGCCTCAATACCAACCTTTTCAATCACGGCATTGATTTGTCGAGTAACCACTGTTTCGGTATTGCCAGATTCTCTTTCCTCTAACAATTCACCAATGCAAAATAATGGCGTTAAGCCATTATCAAGTGCCACTTGTACTTTTTCAGCAACAATTTCATCAGTTTCGCCGTATAAACTTCTGCGTTCTGAGTGGCCAACAATCACATATTCAGCGCCAAAATCTTTAATCATATCTGCACTCACCTCGCCAGTAAAGGCACCTGAGGCGTTAACATTGATATTTTGCGCGCCTAAATTCAATTGTGAATGCGTTACCAAGGCTTCAACTTGAGAAAAATAAGGATAAGGCGCACA
Coding sequences within:
- the tpiA gene encoding triose-phosphate isomerase, giving the protein MRQTIVAGNWKMNASKETVSTLVMGILEGLPDVKSKVIVCAPYPYFSQVEALVTHSQLNLGAQNINVNASGAFTGEVSADMIKDFGAEYVIVGHSERRSLYGETDEIVAEKVQVALDNGLTPLFCIGELLEERESGNTETVVTRQINAVIEKVGIEAFKNIIIAYEPVWAIGTGVTATPQQAQDTHAFIRSLLAKNDADIAQSTPILYGGSMNPTNAEELIACEDIDGGLIGGASLKPEDFLSICKAG